From the Terriglobia bacterium genome, one window contains:
- a CDS encoding DUF2934 domain-containing protein has translation MKSDNNNRTKGPVLPARNNVSWVTRDMGAKLASAVDGIASRNSVPQDQRRKLIAEAAYLKAERRGFRGGSPERDWLDAEAEVDAILLHAC, from the coding sequence ATGAAGTCGGACAACAACAACCGCACGAAGGGACCCGTCTTACCGGCGAGGAATAACGTGTCCTGGGTGACGAGAGATATGGGAGCGAAGCTGGCGTCCGCCGTCGATGGCATCGCGTCGCGCAACAGCGTTCCGCAGGACCAGCGCCGCAAGCTGATCGCGGAGGCGGCCTATCTCAAGGCGGAGCGTCGCGGGTTCCGGGGCGGCAGTCCCGAGCGGGACTGGCTCGACGCCGAAGCCGAGGTTGACGCGATCCTCCTGCACGCGTGCTGA